In Candidatus Omnitrophota bacterium, the genomic window CCAGAAAAATTTCCGCGATGCGTTCGCCCAACGCTAAGGTCCGCGCCTCGTTAATGCGTTGAAAATCGCAGACGCTGATTTCCGCCAATGCTAGCCGCCCGTGCTCCGGCCACGTATGAATTACGACGTGCGATTCCGCCAGGATATACGCCGCCGTAAAACCGCCTTCTGCGAAGCAATAGCTCGTCTCTTTCAGAAACGTTAGCCCCGACGTTTGGATCGCTTCGATCAATAGGGGAGAAAAGAGTTCCGGTTGTTTTAGAATATTCTCGCCGCATCGGCAATCTTGCAAAAGGATGCGCAGATTTGTCCCCGATGGCAGGCGGTGGTTTTCGTTCATTCTAAAAACAGTGGCTAGCGAACAGTAATAATCGAAGCAGGAAGATATTCATTTTTTTTTACGATATTGAATCGCGAAATCACGAAAAAGATCGAATTCCACGAAATGATCGAATCATGGATAGCGCGGATTCTTTTTAATTGCACGAAAAAGATCTTTTTACGGAGCGATTGTTATCGCCAACTGTTTTTCGGGTTTTTCTATTAATTTCGCGCTTTCGAGATTCAAAACGGCGATAATAATAAACCTCTTTTACTTTATTGGATTTATCCTTACCCACAAGTCGAAAGGAAGCTCAAGGGCAGAAACAACCTTGCCCTTGCCACCCCTTATTAGTCTTGATCCTGTCCATCTCACATCGTTAATTTACGTCTCAAACCACGGCCGCCGCCGCATGGGAATGGATGAATTGCGAAATCCGCAAGGCGACCTGACGGGGCAATAGGCCATGCTCTTCGAAAATTTCCGAACGTTCGCCGTGCTCGATCATTTCATCTGGCAATCCCAATCGCAGTAAGGGAAAGCGTTCCATACCCAAATCGTGAAGCGCTTCCGAAACGGCGCTGGAAAAGCCTCCGTTGAGCGTATGATCCTCATAGGCGACGAAATAATGGTGGGTCTTCGCCAAATCCTGGATCATCTCTATGTCCAATGGCTTGGCGTAGCGCATATTGACTACGGTTGGACGGATGCCTTCTTTTTTCAGCAGATCCGCCGCTTCCAGCGCGCGATAGACCATATAGCCGTAAGCCAGAATGGCGACCTCCTTGCCTTCCCGCATTACCTCGCCTTTTCCAATGGGCAGCGGCGCTTCCTCTTCCAACCATTTTACCCCTTCACCAGTGGCGCGGGGATAGCGCACGGCGAAGGGGCCATCGTAGTTCAACGCCGTCCATAACAACGCCGAAAGTTCCTTTTCGTCGGCGGCGGCGGATACCACCATATTCGGCAAAGCGCGCAAATAGGCGATGTCGTACAATCCTTGGTGCGTGGCTCCATCGTCTCCTACGACGCCCCCCCGGTCGAGGGCGAAAATCACCGGCAGATTTTGAATGCAGACGTCGTGATAAATCTGGTCGAATGCGCGCTGCAAAAAGGTGGAATAGATCGCCGCTACCGGACGGATGCCCTCGCAGGCCAATCCCGCCGACAATAACACCGCATGTTGCTCCGCGATGCCCACGTCGAAAAACTGGTTGGGAAATTTCTGCGCCAGCGCCGAAAGCCCCGTTCCCGAGGCCATAGCCGCCGTGATGCCCACGACTTTGGGATTCTTCTCCGCCATCTTGCACATTACTTTACTGAAAACTTGGGTGTACGCCGGTCCCAAGGACTTCTTCATGGCGAAAGTTTTCGGTTCGCCCGTGATCTTATCGAACGGCTTGGCCCCGTGCCACGAGGCCGGATCATTTTCCGCCGGTTCGTAGCCATGCCCTTTTTCCGTGATGACGTGCAACAGGATCGGGCCTTTTAAATCTTTCAAGCTTGTCAGCGTCTCTTCCACCAACTGCAAATCGTGACCGTTGATGGGACCAAAATAACGGAAGCCCAACTCTTCGAAGAAGGCGCCGGGCACGATCAGCGACTTGATGCTTTCCCCCATCTTTTGCAGACGCCGCACCAGCGTTTTGCCGATGCTCTTCTCCAAAAACTTGTCTACGCCCTCCATCGTTTTGTTGTAATAATAACTACTGATGATCCGGTTGAGGTAATGGGAAATCCCTCCTACATTAGGCGAGATCGACATGTAATTGTCGTTGAGAATGACGAGCATATCCTTTTTTAGATGCCCGGCGTGATCCAGACCTTCGTAGGCCACGCCGCCCGTCAATCCCCCGTCTCCGATGATAGCGACGACTTTATAGCTTTCCCCCTTCAAATCCCGCGCCGCCGCCATGCCTAAAGCGGCGGAAACGGACGTGCTGGCATGGCCTGTCCCGAAATGATCGTACCGGCTCTCGCTGCGCCGGGGGAATCCGCTCATGCCCCTATACTGCCGCAAGGTATGAAATTGATCCCGCCGCCCCGTGAGCAATTTATGGGCGTAGGATTGATGACCCACATCCCATACGAATTTGTCTTTAGGGCAATCGAATACGCGATGCAGAGCGATAATAAGCTCTACCGCGCCCAGGCAGGGCGCCAAGTGCCCCCCGCGCTCGCTGACGACGTCGATGATGCTTTGCCGCAAATCTTTCGCCAGAATTTCCAACTCGGCGAAACTCAAATCGCGCAGATCTTCTGGGCAGGATATTTTTTCTAAGACCATAACCTCTTACCGTTCTCTTTCTCGAAAAATCAATATCGATCCGCAGGGATGGCGAATCGATTTCTATCAACTTAAAAATAACGGAGCCTCTTGCATAATTCTTTTATTCCTCCCCCATGCTTGGGGGGAGGTTAGGAGGGGGTTGACGTAAGTCCGTTAAAATCAACCCCCCTCTAACTCCCCCCAAGTTTGGGGGGAGAATTTAAAGATGGATTTCAATAATTTTGCATGAGCCTCAACGATTAGCGGTTTTTAAGGCTAAATAATGTAAGTACATCGGCGCTGGGGGATCAGGCGTTTCTTTCCAGCAGCCATTCCGTCATCTGAATCAGAAATTCCGCCCGGTCTCCTTCCGCTTGCATTAACGACAAGATTTCATTCCGCAGCCGATAGGCTCGCTCGCGGGATTTTTCCAGCCCGATTAAGGCGGGGTAGGTCAATTTATGCGACGCTTCGTCGCTTCCGGCTGGTTTTCCCATCACTTGGGTATCGCCCACTACGTCTAAAATATCATCGACAACCTGAAAAATCAAACCAAGTTTATACCCCGCCTCTTCCAGCAGAGCGTAATCGCGCTCGTTTCCGCAGGCCATACGGGCGCCCATCAACAAACCCGCCCGGATCAACTTCGCCGTCTTGTGTAGGTGGATATACTCCAATACTTCTTCCGTCCCCGGTTTGTTTTCGTATTCCAGGTCCAGCACTTGCCCCGCCACCATGCCCGGATAGCCGCAGGCGACGGCCAATTCCCGTATGGCGTGGAAGCAAGGCAAAGCCCATCGCTCCGAAGCGCTGGAAATCATCTGAAATCCCAATGTATGGAGCGCGTCCGCCGACAACACCGCCAAGGCTTCCCCATAAATTTTATGCGACGTAGGCCGCCCCCGGCGCAGGTCGTCGTCGTCCATGCAGGGCAGATCGTCATGGATCAAGGAATAAGTATGCACCACTTCAATGGCGCATGCCGTTCTCATAACGGCCTCTCGCAGATCGTCGTCGACGCCCTCCCAACTCTTCCCGGCGAGAGCTTCACGCCACCCGACGCCCCGGCAAAAATCCAATCCCATCAACACCAGAATCGGACGGATTCTCTTTCCCCCCGCTTCCAGGGGATACCGCATCGCTTCGTTCAACTTGGCGGCCATGCCATCCGGCTGCGGCAGCAAAGACCACAAAAAGGCCTCTACTTCCTTCCGCCGGAGAGTCATGTATTCCATAAAGGCTGTTCGCTTATCCATCGATGTTGATTGCTCTGTTGTTTTCATATCCCGGTCGATTGTTTTTCATTCCTGCGGCGTAAGAGGAATCGTTGCCTTCAGTTTTTATAACCATTGCGGATCAGGGCGCCCCTATGATTATCTTTCAAGGGCAAAAACAACTTTGCCCTTGCCGCCCTTTCAAATTGGCTCGAATGGGCAGTTATTATTCTTCCTCCGCAGCGGATTCCGTCCAATTTTCCTCTTTGCCATTGACCAACTGCGACACGCGCAACTCCGCCTGGTCCAACCGCTCGGCGCATTTTTTGAGGATTGCCATGCCTTCCGCGAAGTTTTTTTCCATTTCGTCAAGCGAGAGGCCGCCCGCGTCGAACTGGGCTAGGATTTCTTCCAGACGTTCCATCCCCTTCTCGAAAACGAAAGCGTTTTTCACCATTATGAAGCGGGCCTCACTTCGGTAACCTGGGATGCGAACGATCCGTCCGCTAAAAAGACATCTATGCGATCGCGCGGCGCCGTCTGCGCAATGCGCCGGATGATGTTCCCATCTTCGCCCCGGCAGATGGCGTAGCCTCTCGCCAAGTTGCGCCGGGGATCGTAGCTGCGCAAGAGATGCTCGCATCGCCGCAAGTCGTTTTTTCTCTCGGCGACAGCTCGGCGCATGGCGTCTGCAATCCGCCGCCCTTTCTCGTGCTGTGCGGCCGCCGCTTGAATCCAATGTTCCCGCATTCGCAACGTTAGCATCGATTGTATGTCATCCAGACGCTGCCGCCGCATAGCGATCGCCGCTATAGGATGATAGCGCTTAAGCGCCCGATGGGTAAGTTCTATCCGTTCGCGCAGCCGCTCCACAACCGGCGGCAATGTTCGTAAAAACCGTTCTTTATCGGCGTATAATTCCCCCCGCCGCCGTTCGAAAATCTCCCGGATCGCCGAAGCCGCTCCCGTCGGCGTGGAGGCTCTCGCGTCGGCGGCGAAATCGGCGATCGTAAAATCGATCTCGTGCCCCACGCCGGTCAATATGGGAATCCGCGACGTAAAGATAGCGCGAGCGACGGCCTCTTCGTTAAACGCCCATAAATCTTCTAAACTGCCGCCGCCCCGGCATAATACGATGAGATCGAAATTCTCCCGCCGGTTGATTTCGGCGATCGCCTTCGAAATTTCTCCCGCCGCTTTCTCCCCTTGCACTAATACGGGGCAAATCATAACCTTAGCCGGACAGCCGCCTTCGCGCAGCGTCTTCACGAAATCCCGCAGCGCCGCCCCGCCCGGAGAAGTAACCACGGCGATATTTTCCGGCCAATAGGGCAGGGGACGTTTGCGCGCCGAGTCGAACAGCCCTTCTTCCGCCAGTTTCCGCTTTAAGGCCTCGAAGCGCAGCTGCAACGCTCCGGCGCCCGCCAACCGCAGGGACGATACCACTAATTGATACTGTCCGCGCGGCGGATATAACCCGATTTTGCCCCCGGCGATAACTTCCGCGCCGTCCCGCAATTCCATTCCCCCCCAGCGCATCGCTGTTTGCCGCCACGCCACGCACTCCAGCGCGGCGTTTTCGTCCTTCATGCGGAAATAGACGTGTCCCGACGGCGCTTTCTTGAAATTGGAAATTTCTCCCCGTACTTCCACCCAATCGTAGCGCTCCTCCAGGCAAAGCCGGATTTCTTCCGTCAATTCCGAAACCGTATAGGGCAAGCGAATCGATTCAAGTTCCATCATTCTTCGCCGTTATCCGTCACGTCGGCGCCGCAGACCGTTACCCGCTCGATGGAGGAGGCTTTGCCGCTGGCTTCATCCACTTGCATCATGACGGCGCATATTTTTACGTTTTGCTTCGCTACCTGGTGATGCCGCCGGATGCCGGTGATGAATTGATTGGTAGTGGATTCGATCTCCATCCCGATGACGGAATCGTAAGGCCCCGTCATGCCCACGTCGCAAATAAACGCCGCGCCTTGCGGCAGAATCCGTTCGTCGGCGGTGGGAATATGAGTATGCGTGCCGATCACGGCGCTGACCCGACCGTCCAGATACCAACCCATCGCCACCTTCTCCGATGTCGCCTCGCCATGAAAGTCGATCACGATGGGACGGCGTCCGCCGATCTCTTTCAACATAGCGTCCGCCGTCCGGAAAGGACAATCGGCGTTGCCCATATACAATCTTCCGCAGAGTTGGCCGACGACGACAGGAACTCCATTTCTCGTCTCCACGGTTACAAAACCCTTGCCTGGAACGCTCGGCGGATAATTATAGGGACGCACAATGTTGCGGTTGTCATCGATGAAATTGAAGATGTCCTTGTTGTCCCAGGTGTGATTTCCCATCGTTAGAACGTCTACGCCGTAAGAAAATAACTCTTGCGCGATCTTGTAATTCAATCCCTTGCCCCCCGCCGCGTTCTCCGCATTGGCGATGCAAAGGCCGACGTTATATTGCAGCATCAATTGATTCAGTTTGGATTTCAGAATCATTCTTCCGGGACGCCCCATGATATCGCCCACGAAGAGTATTTTTATCATGAAAAATTCTTTCTAAAGCGTCCGCTAAAAATTGAGACTGGGAGACTTTGGGACTGGGAGACTGGGAGATTTTGCGACTTTATAACCAGTCTCCCAGTCGCCCAGTCTCGCAGTCTCCCAGTCTTCCTATTTCGCATAGGCTACGGCGCGCGTTTCCCGCACTACTGTTACCTTGATCTGTCCGGGATACTGCATCTCTTCTTCGATTTTTTTGGATACGTCGTAAGCCAGCTTGACGGCGGCCTGGTCGTCTACCTCTTCCGGTTCCACCATAACCCGGATTTCCCGGCCCGCCTGGATGGCGAAGCACTTCTCTACGCCATTGAACGACTCCGCGATCTTCTCTAAGTTTTCCAGGCGCTTGACGTAGGTTTCGATCGACTCCCGCCGCGCTCCGGGACGCGCCGACGATAAAGCGTCCGCCACTTGCACTAACACCGCTTCCACCGTCTCCATCTCGACTTCTTCGTGATGCGCCGCGATGGCATTGACCACGATGGGCGCTTCTCCAAACTTTCGCGCCAGTTCCCCGCCGATGGAGGCGTGGGTGCCGTCCCGTTCGAAATCGACGGCCTTGCCGATGTCGTGCAACAGCGCCGCCCGTTTGCAGATTTCCACATTGGCGCCGATTTCCGCTGCAATGGCGCCGCAGATGAAGGCCACTTCGCGAGAGGCGTACAGTTGGTTTTGTCCGAAGGAATAGCGGTATTTCAAACGGCCAAGAATTTTGATCAATTCCGGATTCATATCGACGATGCCTAGTTCGAATACGATCCGCTCCGCCGATTCCCGCATCTCCTCTTCCATTTCTTTCAGAATCTTGTTGTAAATCTCCTCGATGCGTCCGGGATGGATGCGCCCATCCGAAATCAGCCGCTCGAGCGTCTGCCGCGCCGCCTCCCGGCGGATAGGATCGAAGGAAGAGAGCACCACCGTATCCGGCGTATCGTCGATAATCAGATTTACGCCCGTCAACGCTTCGAACGATCGGATGTTGCGTCCCTCGCGTCCGATGATGCGGCCTTTGATTTCGTCTGAAGGCAGCGAAACCGTGGAAACCGTCGATTCATGCACGTATTCCGTGCATCCCCGTTGCAAGCAGGCGGCGATGATCTTGCGGGCGTCACGGTTGGCGTTCTCTTTGGCGGCGTCCATGATCTGCTTGATGACTTTGGCCGATTCGCGGCGCACATCGTTTTCCAGCGATTCCAACAATAATTGTTTGGCTTGGTCCGAAGTAAGACCGGAAATCCTTTCCAGCTTTCCGCGTTCCTCTTCGATCAAGGATGACAGTTCCGTTTCTTTCTTCTCCAAATCCTTGGATTTTCGTTCCAGTTGTTTGGCCAGCGCCTGATTTTGACGGTCAAGGTTTTCCGTCTCTTCGATTTTCTTTTCGAGCGTTTCCTCCCGCCGGTCCAGTTTTTTCTCCAGAGCTGTTATTTCTGCCCTGCGTTCTTTAAACTCCTGTTCTGCTTTCGTTTTTTCTTGATAAAGTTGTTCCTTCGCCTCTATCGCAGCTTCTTTCCGGATCGTGGCGGCGTCTTTCTGCGCCTCCTCGCGAATTTTGTTGGATAGGAGTTCTATGCTTCCGATCTCGCGATTGATGCGGTTTTTTTGGAAAATATAACCAATGACTAAGCCTGCGATCAGAGCGATTGCCGCTGCTCCAACCAATTCCCACAACATTATAGAAACCCTTTCTATATTTATAGGTAACGTAACGAATGGACTTCGTTTGAATTCTGTTTAAATTGTTAAAAAAACCTCACCCCAACCCTCTCCCAATGGGCAAGGGAAAAGATGACTTCATTCCATAAATATCGATGGATCAAAAAACGCGATCCATCCTACATTTCTTTCTGCCCTCGCCATGAGCCTATCCTCAGGAGGGAGGCTTAATGGCAAGTATTTCTAACATGCGAAACGGCTTGCTGCAAACGATCAATGACTTGCCCTGCGCTCGCCGTCTCGGCGCCCGTCTCTTGCGTAAATAAATCCGCCGCTAAACCATGCAAAAAAGCCCCAGCCGCCGCCGCTTGCATGGGATTCATTCCTCTCGCCAATAAAGCGCCAATGGTTCCCGCCAGCGCATCGCCCATGCCGCCGGAAGCCATGGCGGGCGAGCCGGTTGGGTTGACGTACATCATTCCTTCACGCTGCGCGATCACGGTGCAAGGCCCTTTTAGAAGCACCGTCCCATGAGGCGAGACGGAGGCGAGCCGGCGCGCGCAACCCCAGCGATCCGCCTGTACTTGTGCCGACGATAAGCCCAAGAGCCGCCCCATCTCTCCCGGATGCGGCGTAACTACCCATGGATGCTTGCGGGCAGATAATATCTCCTGCGATAGGGCGGACAATCCATCGCCGTCAATCAACAAGGGCGAATCAATTTCCAGCGCAACCTTTCGCGCCAGTTCCTGCGTCGAGGGATGCAATCCCAATCCCGGCCCGATAACGACAGCGCTGTATCGTTTGCCTTCCGCAAAAATCCACTCGAACGCTTCCAACGCCAGAGAACCCGCATCCGTCTCCGGCGCAGGCAGCGTCATCATTTCCCAAACGCCAGAGGCGTAAATCGGCATTAGAGAAGCGGGGCAAACGCAAGTCGCAAGTCCCGCTCCCATGCGGATCGCTGCTTTCGAGCATAATAGAGCAGCGCCCGTCATGCCCCGCGATCCGGCAATAATTAGTATATGTCCTTCGCTCCCCTTATGAGCCGAGCGTCCCCGCTTGGGCAGCCATGAATCGATGAGAGCCGCCGTCAGCAGTTCCGCCTCGCTATCGGCGTTGCGCAACAGATCGGAGGGAAGCCCTATATCGAGAATAATCAATCCTTTGCCATAATTTAAACCCGGCGGAACTACATGGCCGACTTTCGGCAAACCCATTGTAAAAGTAGCGTCGGCGTAGACGGCGTCGCCTTCTACTCGGCCGCTATCGGCATCGACGCCCGAAGCAATATCCACCGAAGCGACAAAAGCCTTTCTCGGCAGATTGTTCAATTCCCTGATGGCTTCCGCGATCAATCCTCTTGGAGCGCCCTGGCTGCCGGTTCCCAGTAATGCATCTACCCAGACTTCCGCCCCGGCTTCCGCCTGGAAAAACTCTTTCAGACTATCAGACGATTCGCATTCGACGATCCGGATTCCCGCTTCCCTCGCCAAAAGGAAATTCGTTCTTGCGTCTCCCTTCAATTCCTCGCCTCGGCTTAGAAGACACGCCGCCGCCGCCATGCCTTTTTCCTGTAAGCGGCGGGCGATGACGAATCCATCACCGCCATTATTACCCTTCCCGCATAGAATGGCGGCGCGGCGGCGCTTTTCGGGGGGTAGCGCTGTAAAAATTCCCTGCGCCGCGCCTTCACCCGCGCGTTCCATAAGGTAGAGTCCCGGCGCGCCGCGCTCATCGATCGCCTTACGATCAATGGAGGCCATTACGCTGCCGGTTACGATTCGCAAAGGGTATGGTAATAAATACAAAGACCCGCTCCTGGGTTTTCTATCCCAAGGCGAGGAGAAGAAAGGACGATGACTTTGCGGGTTATAGACAGTTAGGCTGTATCTTCTTCAACATCCCGATATAGAAAATCGTGGAGGCCAACAAGAATAGCCACTATGACGAAACCTTTCCATAGAGTGTCGAAAAAGAAATCGAGAGACCACTTCTCGATTGTGTCATTGTCCATCATGTGCAAAGCTACGTACTTTTGCAAATAGCAAAACCCAATGAAGAAAACGCATACGATGATATAATCTAAAATCGTATAACGGCTCTTCCGCATCGCCGTTTCCCCAACGGTCTTCGTTGCGAGCGTTTCTTCGGGGATTTGAACGTTGGTTGCTAATTTACGGCCTTTCTTTCCTCGAGCCATCTTTTTAATTCCTTTTTTATAATGACAGCTAACTATATTTTAATCCCGAACTAATGATTTTTGGAAGGGCGCATCGGCGTCTCGAACTTCATTTATGGAAAAAGGGGGCAATATCGAATATTCGATTGACTCCGATCTTATTAATTATGGCAAATCTAGGTATTATTTATATAGGAATATTACTTTTTTTCTTAATTTTTTACACCATATAACATATATATTACTGAA contains:
- the dxs gene encoding 1-deoxy-D-xylulose-5-phosphate synthase is translated as MVLEKISCPEDLRDLSFAELEILAKDLRQSIIDVVSERGGHLAPCLGAVELIIALHRVFDCPKDKFVWDVGHQSYAHKLLTGRRDQFHTLRQYRGMSGFPRRSESRYDHFGTGHASTSVSAALGMAAARDLKGESYKVVAIIGDGGLTGGVAYEGLDHAGHLKKDMLVILNDNYMSISPNVGGISHYLNRIISSYYYNKTMEGVDKFLEKSIGKTLVRRLQKMGESIKSLIVPGAFFEELGFRYFGPINGHDLQLVEETLTSLKDLKGPILLHVITEKGHGYEPAENDPASWHGAKPFDKITGEPKTFAMKKSLGPAYTQVFSKVMCKMAEKNPKVVGITAAMASGTGLSALAQKFPNQFFDVGIAEQHAVLLSAGLACEGIRPVAAIYSTFLQRAFDQIYHDVCIQNLPVIFALDRGGVVGDDGATHQGLYDIAYLRALPNMVVSAAADEKELSALLWTALNYDGPFAVRYPRATGEGVKWLEEEAPLPIGKGEVMREGKEVAILAYGYMVYRALEAADLLKKEGIRPTVVNMRYAKPLDIEMIQDLAKTHHYFVAYEDHTLNGGFSSAVSEALHDLGMERFPLLRLGLPDEMIEHGERSEIFEEHGLLPRQVALRISQFIHSHAAAAVV
- a CDS encoding polyprenyl synthetase family protein, translated to MEYMTLRRKEVEAFLWSLLPQPDGMAAKLNEAMRYPLEAGGKRIRPILVLMGLDFCRGVGWREALAGKSWEGVDDDLREAVMRTACAIEVVHTYSLIHDDLPCMDDDDLRRGRPTSHKIYGEALAVLSADALHTLGFQMISSASERWALPCFHAIRELAVACGYPGMVAGQVLDLEYENKPGTEEVLEYIHLHKTAKLIRAGLLMGARMACGNERDYALLEEAGYKLGLIFQVVDDILDVVGDTQVMGKPAGSDEASHKLTYPALIGLEKSRERAYRLRNEILSLMQAEGDRAEFLIQMTEWLLERNA
- the xseB gene encoding exodeoxyribonuclease VII small subunit encodes the protein MVKNAFVFEKGMERLEEILAQFDAGGLSLDEMEKNFAEGMAILKKCAERLDQAELRVSQLVNGKEENWTESAAEEE
- the xseA gene encoding exodeoxyribonuclease VII large subunit — translated: MMELESIRLPYTVSELTEEIRLCLEERYDWVEVRGEISNFKKAPSGHVYFRMKDENAALECVAWRQTAMRWGGMELRDGAEVIAGGKIGLYPPRGQYQLVVSSLRLAGAGALQLRFEALKRKLAEEGLFDSARKRPLPYWPENIAVVTSPGGAALRDFVKTLREGGCPAKVMICPVLVQGEKAAGEISKAIAEINRRENFDLIVLCRGGGSLEDLWAFNEEAVARAIFTSRIPILTGVGHEIDFTIADFAADARASTPTGAASAIREIFERRRGELYADKERFLRTLPPVVERLRERIELTHRALKRYHPIAAIAMRRQRLDDIQSMLTLRMREHWIQAAAAQHEKGRRIADAMRRAVAERKNDLRRCEHLLRSYDPRRNLARGYAICRGEDGNIIRRIAQTAPRDRIDVFLADGSFASQVTEVRPAS
- a CDS encoding TIGR00282 family metallophosphoesterase, translating into MIKILFVGDIMGRPGRMILKSKLNQLMLQYNVGLCIANAENAAGGKGLNYKIAQELFSYGVDVLTMGNHTWDNKDIFNFIDDNRNIVRPYNYPPSVPGKGFVTVETRNGVPVVVGQLCGRLYMGNADCPFRTADAMLKEIGGRRPIVIDFHGEATSEKVAMGWYLDGRVSAVIGTHTHIPTADERILPQGAAFICDVGMTGPYDSVIGMEIESTTNQFITGIRRHHQVAKQNVKICAVMMQVDEASGKASSIERVTVCGADVTDNGEE
- the rny gene encoding ribonuclease Y — protein: MLWELVGAAAIALIAGLVIGYIFQKNRINREIGSIELLSNKIREEAQKDAATIRKEAAIEAKEQLYQEKTKAEQEFKERRAEITALEKKLDRREETLEKKIEETENLDRQNQALAKQLERKSKDLEKKETELSSLIEEERGKLERISGLTSDQAKQLLLESLENDVRRESAKVIKQIMDAAKENANRDARKIIAACLQRGCTEYVHESTVSTVSLPSDEIKGRIIGREGRNIRSFEALTGVNLIIDDTPDTVVLSSFDPIRREAARQTLERLISDGRIHPGRIEEIYNKILKEMEEEMRESAERIVFELGIVDMNPELIKILGRLKYRYSFGQNQLYASREVAFICGAIAAEIGANVEICKRAALLHDIGKAVDFERDGTHASIGGELARKFGEAPIVVNAIAAHHEEVEMETVEAVLVQVADALSSARPGARRESIETYVKRLENLEKIAESFNGVEKCFAIQAGREIRVMVEPEEVDDQAAVKLAYDVSKKIEEEMQYPGQIKVTVVRETRAVAYAK
- a CDS encoding NAD(P)H-hydrate dehydratase, which translates into the protein MYLLPYPLRIVTGSVMASIDRKAIDERGAPGLYLMERAGEGAAQGIFTALPPEKRRRAAILCGKGNNGGDGFVIARRLQEKGMAAAACLLSRGEELKGDARTNFLLAREAGIRIVECESSDSLKEFFQAEAGAEVWVDALLGTGSQGAPRGLIAEAIRELNNLPRKAFVASVDIASGVDADSGRVEGDAVYADATFTMGLPKVGHVVPPGLNYGKGLIILDIGLPSDLLRNADSEAELLTAALIDSWLPKRGRSAHKGSEGHILIIAGSRGMTGAALLCSKAAIRMGAGLATCVCPASLMPIYASGVWEMMTLPAPETDAGSLALEAFEWIFAEGKRYSAVVIGPGLGLHPSTQELARKVALEIDSPLLIDGDGLSALSQEILSARKHPWVVTPHPGEMGRLLGLSSAQVQADRWGCARRLASVSPHGTVLLKGPCTVIAQREGMMYVNPTGSPAMASGGMGDALAGTIGALLARGMNPMQAAAAGAFLHGLAADLFTQETGAETASAGQVIDRLQQAVSHVRNTCH